The following proteins are encoded in a genomic region of Sorangiineae bacterium MSr12523:
- a CDS encoding SDR family NAD(P)-dependent oxidoreductase, whose product MQLWTVPKIQDWLVARLATLCDLAPDAIGSQEPFVRYGLESRGLTALAGELAALLGKPVSPTLLWKYPSPRALAEHLGGAIHMENLALPADRIGREAREPIAIVGVACRFPGADGPEAFWRLLRDGRDAITDVPADRWDGAALYDADPAAPGRASARKGGFLDRIDAFDAEFFDISPREAAHVDPQQRLMLELAWEALEDAGIPPRELRDSRTGVFVGAMWSEYGAGVRAAPERIGQHTLAGGDPGIIPARVSYALGLRGPSLHVNTACSSSLVAVHLAVQSLRDGECGLAIVGGVSLMLAPDTMIALSKLGALSADGHSKAFDARADGYGRGEGGGVVVLKPLRSALADGDSIRGVIRGSAVNNDGASNGLTAPNPQAQEEVLRSAYARAEVIPGDVQYVEAHGTGTRLGDPIEAGALSAVLGAGRLAEKPLRLGSVKANIGHLEAAAGIAGLIKVVLAMRHRALPPSLWFDRPNPYIPFADWGLQVQTALEDWRGDAEGRLLAGVSAFGFGGTNCHVVLEGGHDQPTHLLALAENTEEALRQRVSALEEATEDLPALARACASAVAGAGRHRLALCVRDRIELVRAARSYLEGRPIPGVSSMHAEGGPPRIVFAFGGQGSQWPGMAADLLREEPVFRAALRRCDAIMAPHIGRSLVDLLASADDTWLEITEVAQPAIFAMQVALAELWRSWGIEPDAVVGTSMGEVTAAYVCGALDLETAATLMCVRSRIASRLAGKGAMAVLDLPAEDAREMMRDFENRVWVAGIAGPRSTVLSGDRTALRQIVDRAAARSIRCALIRVNYASHSPYTDEVLPDLREALAGLRSRPGRIPFYSSVTGARMNGAELDTEHWLRTERTPWQLSTAVEALLGDGYELFLDVDPHPVLTEAIQQSSTRAIALASLRRGQRGRAALFDSLGALHARGVPVSWESLYPTSRAPVLLVLSARSESARMEAVQAMANWLPEQHDTALHDIGYTAAARRSHHEHRVAVTASSHDAMAAALHSLAQGDRQAHVSVGFAAPAGDAKVVFVFSGQGTQWAGMGRVLLEREPVFRAAVQACDDWFEPLAGWSLLTELATPPEGSRLADTAVAQPALFAIQVGLAALWRSWGITPSAVMGHSVGEIAAAHVAGALSLEEAIRIVHHRGACMRRAAGLGGMAAVELPEASALALLDVYGDRLSIAAVNDRASVVLSGEHAALASALEKLRGDGIHCRELRVDYAFHSAQMAPFQDELVRALGAVSARASEVPLYSTVTGAEIAGEQLDADYWAADIRRAVRFADAVDAAISTGHRIFLEIGAHPVLSANVEQCLSTRGQSGCAVPSLRRGEDDRAAMLRSLGVLYTQGLDVRFDRVFGETGRRVTLPRYPWQRERHWIEPPRTRLPETDPLAGLLYTLDWRRQEHLAPAPSSRSRSWLLFVDGGGTGEALAAELRARGEHCVLVHARDEQPIDAVLRDAFGSGPPPAGVVYLWGLDAESVERITGGALELVRALSRRGWRDAPRLWLITRAAQPAGTPVLSPAQASLWGIGRTMALEHPPFQCTRIDLPAVDEETAIRLARELTDADRETDIALRSDGRYVARLVQSPADRVLAAPGASSLRDDGTYIIAGSDGAMTESLSAWMRQRGARHIVVVGEPSRATEVAQVFAEIARSMPDVRGVVHASSSEPLADRCAGAWQLHTHTQGMELDFFVLYSNAAALLGDPAHAEDTAAGAFLDALAHHRRALGLPALSIGWGSVTETETVLNRLLFTPLPHVAVLALNPRQWFESHPSAAGRPMLSELVRAPAARKPDAFRQALLAARPENRAAMLEEHLRTQLSLTLQRDSAKLHRSTPFRNMGLESLMAVELRNRLESSLGVRLSVALLFTHSTIAELAPYLLSQLGLQKAPNERPSREPAHATTEPIAIIGMGCRLPGGVVDPESFWQLLEERVDAVTEVPAERWATPAHEAARWGAFLSNVDGFDAEFFGISPREAKAMDPQQRLLLEVAWEALERAGQPPDRLTGSRTGVFVGLVVNDYDKVSRTDRDIYTVTGNGHAFPAGRLSYQLGLQGPSMTVDTACSSSLVAIHLACQSLRSGESTLALAGGVNLLLSPDMSNMLAGSRALSPDGRCRTFDAMANGYVRGEGCGVLVLERLSDALANGHPVLALIRGSAVNSDGRSAGLTAPNVTAQTSLLRQTLGHAGVDAREIAYVETHGTGTPLGDPIEFEALTQVLGEPRPDGSTCVLGAVKTNIGHLEAAAGVAGVIKVVLAMQREHIPANLHLQTLNPRITLSGTPFVVPVDPIPWAKREGRPRLAGVSSFGISGTNAHVILGEPPERDAGPELPHAPCVVLVSARTAPALRELAGAYPSWLARQAWRLEDIASTAALRRQHHEHRAAFVVSSREELTQRTEALARGEISAGVVTGQALETRPMVVFVFPGQGSQWIGMGRELYEHEPVFRAALRDCDAALRLETGWSVIDELHTEPSLSRLEHVDVVQPVLFAMEIALAALWRGMGVEPDAVIGHSMGEVAAAHVAGALSMEDAARIIVRRSRLLGRISGRGAMALVELPLAEAERALSGVADRVSVAASNSPRSTVISGDAGALEEVLATLTEAGVFCRRIKVSVASHSPQVDPLTEDLLDALSEIMPVAATIPMHSTVTGQPCEGTELDARYWVRNLRAPVLFARAVQERIDRGPTVFLELSPHPILLPAIDDMMTGVTYPSLRRDHGERHVFLESLAGLHVRGYPVNWRARDSQLAQCVPLPTYPWQRQRHWVETAPPPEQNPGGHALLGDSFGVATQPGLRIWEGEVRERSPAYLADHRVKGATVLPAAACVEMVLHAARQAHGPGPHVLQEIDFERMVTVTATSVQLILEPSSQGRIPFQSFYRNDTEWARFATGFLCTDADVPPSFEPSEQVRGRCPIEVPATEHYDRHRAHAIDYGPAFQGMQRMWIGNDEAIGRVVTPVEPGSHVFHPALLDACFQVFGGMVLACRPDPSGAALVPVAIGRLRVHRRAGDGLWVHAKLHPGSDDIGDLVVLDDEGRLIAEIQGLRVRKLAGRDPSEDWFYELVWRAADPPRPASRPAGTWLVLADRGGIGEALAARLIERGQSVVSLPDPLDDEGWDRRLDAFANGRACAGIVHLWSLDSAALEHTTAETLATDTRRSALGTLALVRAISRRGWRDTPRLWLVTQGVHDPARPSVAQAPLWGFARTLAMEHPEFGCVRVDLAAGWPQVEAANRLLPELLGPDGADEIALRADGRHAARWVRRAPVRETNAIELRSDATYLITGGLGGLGLGLAAWMAERGARHLVLLGRRGASPQVSATIETIRQAGVDVRVERADVTRHEDVARVLDTIDARMPPLRGVVHAAMVLDDRTVLELEPERFDRVLAPKVQGAWNLHAQTLGRRLDFFVLYSSAAAVLGSPGQANYAAANAFLGALARHRKAMGEPALCIDWGLFAEAGIMADRQAEGSRLASRGVGTITPAQGATILGRLLRTDTTHVAVLNLHFRQWLQFYPSAAASPLFEELKGADQDTGHASAFAERLAAAAPGAHSALVESLVTEHLGRILQLDSARIDRAMAFTRMGVDSLMALELRNRLEASLGIRLSVTLLFAFPTVSALTVQLLDKLGLHSPAPSTEDLDHLDMDELLAQLDSSLDRIEGGTEE is encoded by the coding sequence ATGCAGCTCTGGACAGTCCCCAAGATCCAGGACTGGCTCGTCGCACGCCTTGCAACGCTATGCGATCTCGCCCCCGACGCCATCGGAAGCCAGGAGCCGTTTGTGCGCTACGGTCTCGAGTCGCGAGGGCTGACCGCCCTGGCCGGTGAGCTGGCCGCGTTGCTGGGAAAGCCCGTTTCCCCCACGCTTCTCTGGAAATACCCGAGCCCTCGTGCGCTGGCCGAGCACCTCGGCGGGGCGATTCATATGGAAAATCTCGCGCTGCCCGCGGATCGGATCGGCCGCGAGGCGCGTGAGCCGATTGCCATTGTTGGAGTGGCCTGCCGCTTCCCAGGTGCCGATGGCCCAGAGGCGTTTTGGCGTCTGCTTCGAGATGGGCGCGATGCCATCACCGACGTTCCCGCGGATCGATGGGATGGCGCGGCCCTTTACGATGCGGATCCCGCAGCCCCGGGTCGCGCGAGCGCGCGCAAGGGTGGGTTTCTCGATCGCATCGATGCGTTCGATGCGGAGTTTTTCGATATTTCCCCGCGCGAAGCTGCGCACGTGGATCCGCAGCAGCGATTGATGCTGGAGCTCGCGTGGGAAGCACTCGAGGACGCCGGGATCCCGCCGCGCGAACTCCGAGACAGCCGCACCGGCGTGTTCGTCGGGGCGATGTGGAGCGAGTATGGCGCGGGGGTTCGCGCGGCTCCGGAGCGAATCGGACAGCATACCCTCGCGGGTGGTGACCCTGGGATCATCCCTGCGCGCGTTTCCTATGCCCTTGGATTGCGCGGTCCGAGTTTGCACGTGAACACCGCCTGCTCGTCGTCGCTCGTGGCGGTGCACCTGGCTGTCCAGAGCCTGCGCGATGGCGAATGCGGGTTGGCCATCGTCGGTGGGGTGAGTCTCATGCTCGCCCCCGATACGATGATCGCATTGTCGAAGCTGGGCGCGCTGTCGGCGGATGGCCACTCGAAGGCGTTCGATGCGCGCGCCGATGGCTACGGCCGCGGAGAAGGCGGCGGGGTCGTCGTGCTGAAACCATTGCGAAGCGCGCTGGCCGACGGAGACTCCATTCGAGGTGTCATCCGCGGCAGCGCGGTGAACAACGACGGAGCGAGCAACGGTCTCACGGCGCCCAACCCGCAGGCGCAAGAAGAGGTGCTGCGCAGCGCCTATGCGCGTGCGGAGGTGATCCCCGGCGACGTTCAGTACGTCGAGGCCCACGGTACGGGCACGCGACTCGGCGATCCAATCGAGGCGGGCGCCTTGAGCGCCGTGCTCGGCGCAGGCCGGCTGGCCGAAAAACCGCTGCGATTGGGCTCGGTGAAGGCCAACATTGGACACCTCGAGGCAGCGGCCGGGATCGCCGGATTGATCAAGGTCGTCTTGGCGATGCGGCATCGGGCACTGCCGCCGAGCCTATGGTTCGATCGGCCGAACCCTTACATCCCGTTTGCCGATTGGGGCCTCCAGGTGCAAACCGCGCTGGAAGACTGGCGCGGCGATGCCGAGGGTCGACTCCTGGCGGGGGTGAGCGCGTTCGGCTTCGGCGGCACCAATTGCCATGTCGTGCTCGAGGGTGGACACGACCAGCCCACGCATTTGCTCGCGCTCGCCGAGAACACCGAGGAGGCGCTGCGGCAGCGGGTCTCGGCCCTCGAGGAAGCAACGGAGGATTTGCCAGCCCTCGCCCGAGCATGCGCCTCGGCCGTCGCGGGCGCGGGGCGGCATCGGCTCGCGCTTTGCGTGCGGGATCGCATCGAGCTGGTGCGCGCCGCGCGCAGTTACCTCGAGGGCCGGCCCATACCGGGTGTGTCCTCGATGCACGCGGAGGGCGGGCCACCCCGCATCGTGTTCGCGTTTGGTGGGCAAGGCTCGCAATGGCCAGGCATGGCCGCCGATCTGCTGCGTGAAGAGCCGGTGTTCCGAGCTGCGCTCCGGCGTTGTGACGCCATCATGGCACCGCACATCGGGCGCTCGTTGGTCGATCTGCTGGCCAGCGCCGACGACACATGGCTCGAGATCACCGAGGTGGCCCAACCTGCCATCTTCGCGATGCAGGTCGCACTGGCCGAATTGTGGCGATCCTGGGGCATCGAGCCCGACGCGGTGGTTGGAACGAGCATGGGCGAGGTCACCGCCGCCTACGTCTGCGGCGCCCTGGATCTCGAGACGGCGGCCACGCTCATGTGCGTGCGCAGCCGCATCGCCAGCCGGCTCGCGGGCAAGGGCGCCATGGCCGTGCTCGATCTGCCGGCCGAGGATGCGCGCGAGATGATGCGCGATTTCGAGAACCGCGTCTGGGTTGCAGGCATCGCCGGTCCGCGCTCCACCGTGCTCTCGGGCGATCGAACGGCGCTGCGTCAGATCGTGGATCGGGCTGCTGCACGGTCCATCCGATGCGCGCTCATTCGCGTCAATTATGCCTCGCACAGCCCCTACACCGACGAAGTGCTGCCCGATTTGCGGGAGGCGCTGGCGGGCTTGCGATCGCGCCCTGGCCGGATCCCTTTCTATTCCTCCGTCACCGGGGCTCGGATGAACGGCGCGGAGCTGGACACGGAGCACTGGCTGCGCACCGAGCGGACGCCATGGCAGTTGTCCACCGCCGTGGAAGCGCTGCTCGGCGATGGATACGAGCTTTTCCTCGACGTGGACCCGCACCCGGTTCTCACGGAGGCCATTCAACAGAGCAGCACGCGCGCCATCGCGCTGGCCTCGCTCCGGCGGGGCCAACGCGGACGTGCCGCGCTGTTCGACTCTTTGGGCGCGCTCCACGCGCGCGGCGTGCCGGTGTCCTGGGAAAGCCTCTACCCGACGTCCCGTGCACCGGTCTTGCTCGTGCTCTCTGCCCGGTCCGAATCGGCACGGATGGAGGCGGTGCAGGCGATGGCCAATTGGTTGCCCGAGCAACATGACACCGCCCTGCACGATATCGGCTACACGGCCGCAGCCCGTCGCAGTCACCACGAGCACCGCGTTGCGGTGACCGCGAGCTCCCACGATGCCATGGCCGCCGCCCTCCATTCCTTGGCCCAAGGCGATCGGCAGGCCCATGTTTCGGTGGGGTTTGCTGCGCCGGCCGGGGATGCGAAGGTGGTGTTCGTCTTTTCGGGTCAAGGCACGCAATGGGCGGGCATGGGCCGCGTCCTCTTGGAGCGCGAGCCGGTTTTCCGCGCCGCCGTGCAAGCGTGCGACGATTGGTTCGAGCCGCTCGCGGGCTGGTCGCTGCTGACGGAGCTGGCAACGCCGCCAGAGGGATCCCGCCTCGCCGATACGGCGGTGGCGCAGCCAGCGTTGTTCGCGATCCAGGTAGGCCTTGCAGCGTTGTGGCGTTCGTGGGGCATCACGCCATCGGCCGTGATGGGGCACAGCGTGGGCGAGATTGCGGCCGCACATGTCGCGGGCGCCCTGAGCCTCGAGGAGGCCATTCGCATCGTTCACCATCGCGGCGCGTGCATGCGGCGTGCGGCCGGCCTCGGCGGAATGGCGGCCGTGGAGCTGCCCGAGGCGTCTGCCCTTGCGCTGCTCGACGTCTATGGAGACCGACTATCCATCGCGGCGGTCAACGATCGCGCGTCCGTGGTGCTGTCCGGCGAGCACGCCGCACTGGCCAGCGCGCTGGAGAAGCTGCGCGGCGATGGGATCCACTGCCGCGAGCTGCGGGTCGACTATGCCTTCCATAGCGCCCAAATGGCGCCGTTTCAGGACGAGCTGGTGCGCGCCCTGGGCGCGGTTTCGGCACGCGCGTCGGAGGTGCCGCTCTACAGCACCGTCACGGGGGCGGAGATCGCGGGCGAGCAGCTCGATGCCGATTACTGGGCAGCCGACATCCGCCGTGCGGTGCGTTTCGCCGATGCCGTCGACGCGGCGATTTCCACGGGACACCGGATTTTCCTGGAGATCGGCGCGCATCCGGTGCTGTCCGCGAACGTGGAACAATGCCTCTCGACGCGCGGACAATCGGGTTGCGCCGTGCCGTCGCTGCGGCGTGGCGAGGACGATCGCGCGGCGATGTTGCGGTCCCTGGGTGTCCTGTACACGCAAGGGCTCGACGTGCGGTTCGATCGCGTGTTCGGCGAGACGGGACGGCGCGTGACATTGCCGCGGTATCCCTGGCAACGCGAACGGCACTGGATCGAGCCTCCGCGCACACGGTTGCCCGAAACGGATCCGCTCGCGGGCCTGCTGTACACGCTCGATTGGCGTCGTCAGGAGCATCTTGCGCCCGCGCCTTCGTCACGCTCGCGCTCGTGGCTGCTGTTCGTCGATGGAGGGGGGACGGGCGAGGCGCTGGCCGCCGAGTTGCGGGCGCGTGGTGAGCATTGCGTGCTGGTGCATGCGCGTGACGAGCAGCCGATCGATGCGGTGCTGCGCGATGCCTTTGGTTCGGGGCCGCCGCCGGCAGGTGTCGTGTACCTGTGGGGCCTGGATGCGGAAAGCGTGGAGCGCATCACCGGTGGTGCACTCGAACTGGTGCGCGCGCTGTCCCGCCGAGGGTGGCGGGATGCACCGCGCCTATGGCTGATCACCCGGGCCGCGCAGCCCGCGGGAACCCCGGTCCTTTCTCCGGCCCAGGCATCGCTCTGGGGCATCGGCCGCACGATGGCGCTGGAGCATCCCCCATTCCAGTGCACCCGAATCGATCTCCCCGCCGTAGACGAGGAGACCGCGATTCGACTCGCCCGCGAGCTGACGGACGCGGATCGGGAGACCGACATCGCATTGCGCTCGGACGGTCGCTACGTCGCCCGCCTGGTGCAATCACCTGCGGACCGCGTGCTGGCTGCCCCTGGCGCAAGCTCATTGCGAGACGATGGCACGTACATCATCGCGGGCAGCGACGGCGCCATGACCGAATCGCTGAGCGCGTGGATGCGGCAGCGCGGCGCACGACACATCGTGGTCGTGGGCGAGCCTTCCCGCGCGACCGAAGTGGCCCAGGTGTTCGCCGAAATCGCGCGGAGCATGCCCGACGTGCGAGGAGTCGTGCATGCGTCGAGCTCGGAACCGCTGGCGGATCGATGCGCCGGTGCATGGCAGCTGCATACGCACACGCAAGGCATGGAGCTCGACTTCTTCGTCCTCTACTCCAATGCCGCCGCGCTGCTGGGCGACCCCGCGCATGCCGAGGATACCGCGGCGGGTGCATTCCTGGATGCGCTCGCGCACCACCGACGCGCGCTGGGACTGCCCGCACTCAGCATTGGATGGGGATCGGTCACCGAAACCGAAACGGTGTTGAACCGGCTTTTGTTCACGCCCCTGCCCCACGTGGCGGTGCTCGCGCTGAACCCGAGGCAATGGTTCGAGTCCCATCCCAGCGCCGCCGGACGACCGATGCTGTCGGAGCTGGTGCGCGCCCCCGCTGCGCGAAAGCCCGACGCGTTTCGGCAGGCGCTCCTCGCGGCCCGGCCGGAAAATCGGGCCGCCATGCTGGAAGAGCATCTCCGCACCCAGCTCTCACTCACCCTGCAACGTGATTCCGCGAAGCTTCACCGCTCGACGCCCTTTCGAAACATGGGGCTCGAATCGCTCATGGCGGTGGAGCTGCGCAACCGGCTCGAGTCGAGCCTCGGAGTGCGGCTCTCCGTCGCGCTGCTCTTCACCCATTCGACCATCGCCGAGCTTGCGCCGTACCTTCTCTCCCAATTGGGCCTGCAGAAAGCCCCGAACGAGCGCCCTTCACGCGAACCGGCGCACGCGACGACCGAGCCCATCGCCATCATCGGCATGGGCTGCCGTCTGCCCGGCGGCGTCGTCGATCCGGAGTCCTTCTGGCAGCTCTTGGAAGAACGCGTCGACGCGGTCACCGAGGTGCCCGCCGAGCGATGGGCGACGCCCGCGCACGAAGCCGCGCGCTGGGGCGCTTTTCTCTCCAACGTGGACGGCTTCGACGCCGAGTTCTTCGGGATCTCACCGCGCGAAGCCAAGGCGATGGATCCACAACAGCGCCTGTTGCTCGAGGTCGCGTGGGAAGCGCTGGAACGCGCCGGGCAGCCACCGGACCGTCTCACGGGCTCGCGCACGGGCGTGTTCGTCGGCCTCGTCGTCAACGACTACGACAAGGTTTCACGAACCGACCGCGATATCTACACGGTGACCGGCAATGGGCACGCCTTCCCCGCGGGGCGGCTCTCCTATCAACTCGGACTGCAGGGACCGAGCATGACCGTGGACACCGCCTGCTCGTCCTCGCTGGTGGCCATCCATCTCGCCTGCCAGAGCCTGCGAAGCGGTGAGAGCACGCTGGCGTTGGCGGGGGGCGTGAATCTGCTGCTCTCGCCGGACATGAGCAACATGCTGGCCGGATCCCGGGCCCTTTCGCCCGATGGCCGGTGCCGAACGTTCGACGCCATGGCCAATGGTTACGTTCGCGGCGAGGGCTGCGGGGTACTCGTGCTCGAGCGCCTGTCCGACGCGCTGGCAAATGGCCATCCTGTGCTGGCGTTGATACGAGGTTCGGCGGTCAACTCGGACGGGCGATCGGCGGGATTGACCGCGCCCAACGTGACGGCGCAAACATCGTTGCTTAGGCAAACATTGGGTCATGCCGGGGTCGACGCGCGCGAGATCGCGTACGTGGAGACCCATGGTACGGGCACACCGCTGGGCGATCCCATCGAGTTCGAGGCGCTCACACAGGTGCTCGGCGAACCAAGACCCGACGGCTCGACGTGCGTGCTCGGCGCCGTGAAGACGAACATCGGGCACTTGGAGGCCGCCGCCGGAGTGGCCGGCGTGATCAAAGTCGTGCTGGCGATGCAGAGGGAACATATCCCCGCGAACCTGCATTTGCAGACGCTGAACCCGAGAATCACGCTTTCGGGCACGCCGTTCGTGGTCCCCGTCGATCCCATCCCATGGGCGAAACGGGAGGGACGGCCGCGGCTCGCCGGGGTGAGCTCCTTCGGCATCAGCGGCACCAATGCGCACGTGATCCTGGGAGAGCCACCGGAGCGAGATGCAGGGCCCGAGCTGCCCCACGCACCGTGCGTCGTCCTTGTTTCCGCGCGCACCGCGCCTGCACTGCGGGAGCTTGCGGGCGCCTATCCATCGTGGCTCGCCCGGCAGGCGTGGCGGCTGGAGGACATCGCCAGCACGGCCGCCCTCCGCCGCCAGCACCACGAGCATCGGGCCGCGTTCGTGGTGAGCTCCCGCGAGGAGCTCACCCAGCGAACCGAGGCGCTGGCACGCGGCGAAATATCGGCCGGTGTGGTCACGGGCCAGGCGCTCGAAACGCGTCCCATGGTGGTGTTCGTCTTCCCCGGCCAGGGCTCGCAGTGGATCGGCATGGGCCGTGAGCTCTACGAGCACGAGCCCGTGTTCCGCGCCGCGCTTCGAGATTGCGATGCGGCGCTCCGGCTCGAGACGGGATGGTCGGTCATCGACGAACTGCACACCGAGCCAAGCCTCTCGCGGCTCGAGCACGTCGATGTGGTGCAGCCCGTGTTGTTCGCGATGGAAATCGCCCTCGCGGCGCTCTGGAGAGGCATGGGTGTCGAACCCGATGCGGTGATCGGGCACAGCATGGGCGAGGTGGCCGCTGCACACGTGGCCGGGGCCCTGTCGATGGAGGACGCGGCGCGCATCATTGTCCGGCGAAGCCGATTGCTCGGCAGAATCAGCGGACGAGGGGCCATGGCGCTCGTGGAACTGCCGCTGGCGGAAGCCGAGCGCGCCCTTTCGGGCGTGGCGGATCGCGTTTCCGTCGCGGCCAGCAACAGCCCGCGCTCGACCGTCATCTCGGGCGATGCGGGCGCGCTGGAGGAGGTGCTCGCCACATTGACGGAGGCGGGTGTGTTCTGCCGCCGCATCAAGGTGTCGGTCGCATCGCACAGCCCACAGGTCGATCCGCTGACCGAGGATCTGCTCGACGCGCTGTCCGAGATCATGCCCGTCGCCGCAACGATTCCGATGCATTCCACGGTGACCGGGCAACCCTGCGAAGGCACGGAGCTGGATGCACGGTACTGGGTGCGCAACCTGCGCGCGCCCGTCCTGTTTGCACGAGCCGTGCAGGAACGTATCGACCGCGGTCCTACGGTGTTCCTCGAACTGAGCCCGCACCCGATTCTGTTGCCGGCGATCGACGACATGATGACCGGGGTGACCTACCCTTCCCTTCGGCGCGATCACGGCGAGCGGCACGTCTTCCTGGAGTCGCTCGCCGGTCTTCACGTGCGTGGCTATCCGGTAAATTGGCGCGCTCGCGATTCCCAACTAGCGCAGTGCGTACCGCTGCCGACGTATCCTTGGCAGCGGCAACGACACTGGGTCGAAACGGCTCCTCCGCCGGAGCAGAATCCGGGTGGACACGCGTTGCTCGGTGATTCCTTCGGTGTGGCGACCCAGCCGGGGCTGCGAATCTGGGAAGGGGAAGTGCGCGAACGGTCACCGGCTTACCTCGCCGATCACCGGGTGAAAGGTGCAACGGTGCTGCCCGCGGCCGCCTGCGTGGAGATGGTGCTCCATGCGGCCCGCCAGGCACATGGGCCGGGGCCGCACGTGCTGCAGGAGATCGACTTCGAGCGCATGGTGACGGTCACGGCCACGTCCGTGCAACTCATTTTGGAGCCGTCGAGTCAGGGGCGGATCCCGTTCCAATCGTTCTATCGCAACGACACCGAGTGGGCCCGTTTCGCCACCGGATTTCTGTGCACCGACGCGGACGTGCCCCCTTCGTTCGAGCCGAGCGAACAGGTGCGGGGCCGATGCCCGATCGAGGTGCCGGCGACGGAACATTACGACCGCCACCGCGCGCACGCGATCGACTACGGCCCCGCGTTCCAAGGCATGCAGCGAATGTGGATCGGCAACGACGAGGCCATCGGGCGCGTGGTGACGCCGGTGGAGCCGGGCTCCCACGTCTTTCACCCGGCGCTGCTGGACGCTTGCTTCCAAGTGTTCGGAGGGATGGTGCTGGCGTGCCGGCCCGATCCGAGTGGCGCGGCGCTTGTGCCGGTGGCCATCGGCCGGCTTCGCGTGCATCGCCGCGCCGGCGACGGGCTATGGGTGCACGCCAAGCTGCACCCGGGGTCCGACGACATCGGCGATCTCGTGGTCCTCGACGACGAAGGCCGTCTCATCGCGGAGATACAAGGGTTGCGGGTGCGAAAGCTCGCCGGCCGCGATCCCTCGGAAGACTGGTTCTACGAGCTCGTGTGGCGTGCGGCCGACCCGCCACGGCCCGCCTCGCGTCCGGCGGGTACGTGGCTCGTGCTGGCCGATCGCGGCGGCATTGGCGAGGCGCTGGCCGCTCGCTTGATCGAGCGTGGACAATCGGTCGTGTCGCTGCCCGATCCTCTGGACGACGAAGGCTGGGATCGACGGCTCGACGCGTTTGCCAATGGGCGAGCTTGCGCCGGAATCGTGCACTTGTGGAGCCTCGACAGCGCCGCGCTCGAGCACACCACGGCGGAAACGCTGGCCACCGACACGCGGCGGAGCGCGCTGGGCACGTTGGCACTGGTGCGCGCCATCTCGCGTCGTGGCTGGCGAGACACGCCCCGGCTCTGGCTCGTCACGCAAGGGGTGCACGATCCCGCGAGGCCATCGGTGGCCCAAGCTCCGTTGTGGGGGTTCGCCCGAACCTTGGCGATGGAGCACCCCGAATTCGGCTGCGTGCGCGTGGATCTCGCCGCCGGATGGCCCCAGGTGGAGGCGGCGAATCGCCTGCTGCCGGAGCTGCTCGGGCCGGACGGCGCCGACGAAATCGCACTGCGGGCGGACGGTCGTCACGCCGCGCGGTGGGTTCGCAGGGCACCTGTGCGCGAAACCAACGCGATCGAGCTGCGCTCGGACGCGACCTACTTGATCACCGGCGGACTCGGTGGACTTGGCCTGGGGTTGGCCGCATGGATGGCGGAACGTGGAGCGCGGCACCTCGTGCTCCTCGGTCGACGTGGCGCATCGCCCCAGGTATCGGCAACCATCGAGACGATCCGTCAAGCGGGCGTCGACGTACGCGTGGAGCGCGCGGATGTGACGCGGCATGAGGACGTGGCACGCGTCCTCGACACGATCGACGCGCGCATGCCGCCGCTCCGAGGCGTGGTGCACGCGGCGATGGTGCTCGACGATCGCACCGTGTTGGAGCTCGAGCCCGAGCGCTTCGACCGCGTGCTTGCCCCCAAGGTGCAGGGCGCGTGGAACCTCCACGCGCAAACCCTCGGCCGGCGTTTGGACTTCTTCGTCCTGTACTCGTCGGCCGCCGCCGTGCTGGGCTCCCCCGGCCAAGCCAATTACGCGGCGGCCAACGCCTTTTTGGGCGCCCTCGCCCGCCACCGCAAGGCCATGGGCGAGCCCGCGCTCTGCATCGACTGGGGCCTTTTCGCCGAGGCAGGCATCATGGCCGATCGCCAAGCCGAGGGGAGTCGCCTTGCCTCGCGAGGTGTCGGCACGATCACCCCCGCGCAAGGAGCGACGATCCTCGGCAGGCTTCTCCGCACCGATACGACGCACGTGGCGGTGCTGAACCTCCATTTTCGGCAATGGCTGCAGTTCTATCCCAGCGCGGCGGCGAGCCCGCTGTTCGAGGAACTGAAAGGCGCGGACCAAGACACCGGCCACGCATCGGCCTTTGCCGAGCGACTCGCGGCGGCGGCGCCCGGTGCGCATTCGGCGTTGGTCGAATCGCTCGTGACCGAACATCTCGGCCGAATTCTGCAGCTCGATTCCGCCCGCATCGATCGCGCGATGGCGTTCACCCGAATGGGCGTCGATTCGTTGATGGCTTTGGAGCTGCGCAACCGGCTCGAGGCCTCGCTGGGCATTCGGCTCTCGGTCACGTTGCTGTTCGCATTCCCGACCGTATCCGCACTCACCGTGCAGCTGCTGGACAAACTAGGGCTGCATTCGCCGGCACCGTCGACCGAAGACCTTGACCACCTGGACATGGACGAGCTGCTCGCGCAACTCGACAGCTCACTCGACCGCATCGAAGGAGGAACCGAAGAGTGA